One segment of Panicum virgatum strain AP13 chromosome 3K, P.virgatum_v5, whole genome shotgun sequence DNA contains the following:
- the LOC120699827 gene encoding GDSL esterase/lipase At4g28780-like, with translation MTTPAVGTATAIIAAALLVLAAAAAVLCSSATGEDESAAVGRGRPVVPAMYVFGDSLVDAGNNNFLPPPAPKAVPPNGIDLPLTVFPRAGRCTNGYNLADIIAQHLGFKMSPPAYLSLTPLSSIDLLRGRGGANYASGGSGILDITGNGTITLRKQVELFAETKATIIRTGLVDRERLDDLLARSLFLISTGGNDFDAFDGDDGVPMSQAPEFIAGMVADYLKYINELYKLGARRLSLLNIVPVGCLPSQRAITANGECDAKGNSLSQMFNALLRTEMAKAVVASMPFLKYSIASLYNTYSDMIANPALAGLREVKRGCCGGGKFNGEVVCTMASSLCGNRDEYLFWDMVHGTQEAYRWAVLSFFHGSTRDAEPINLAQLMQEPLSMATAPYSSI, from the exons ATGACCACTCCGGCTGTCGGCACGGCCACGGCCATCATCGCCGCCGCTCTGCTGGTACTggcagccgccgcggccgtgctCTGCTCGTCGGCGACCGGCGAGGATGagagcgccgccgtcggccgtgGCCGCCCGGTGGTCCCGGCGATGTACGTGTTCGGGGACTCGCTGGTGGACGCCGGCAACAACAacttcctgccgccgccggcgcccaaggCGGTGCCGCCGAACGGCATCGACCTCCCGCTCACGGTCTTCCCGCGGGCCGGGCGCTGCACCAACGGCTACAACCTCGCCGACATCATAG CACAGCACCTAGGATTCAAGATGAGCCCACCTGCTTACCTCTCACTGACGCCGCTATCAAGCATCGATCTCCTTAGAGGACGAGGTGGCGCCAACTACGCATCCGGTGGATCTGGCATTCTAGACATCACT GGGAACGGGACGATCACCCTGCGTAAACAAGTCGAGCTGTTCGCAGAGACCAAGGCAACGATCATCCGGACTGGCCTGGTGGATCGCGAGAGGCTGGACGACCTGCTGGCCCGGTCCTTGTTTCTCATCAGCACCGGTGGCAACGACTTCGACGCCttcgacggcgacgacggcgtgcCCATGAGCCAGGCGCCGGAGTTCATCGCCGGCATGGTCGCCGATTACCTCAAGTACATCAAC GAGCTGTACAAGCTGGGAGCACGGAGGCTGTCCTTGCTCAACATAGTGCCCGTCGGGTGCCTGCCGAGCCAACGAGCCATCACGGCCAACGGTGAGTGCGACGCCAAGGGCAACTCCCTCTCGCAGATGTTCAATGCCCTCCTCCGGACTGAGATGGCCAAAGCTGTTGTGGCATCCATGCCGTTCTTGAAGTACTCCATCGCCAGCCTTTACAACACCTACTCCGACATGATCGCCAACCCGGCGCTAGCCG GGCTGCGTGAGGTGAAGAGagggtgctgcggcggcggaaagTTCAATGGCGAGGTCGTGTGCACAATGGCCTCCAGCCTCTGTGGGAACCGCGACGAGTACCTTTTCTGGGACATGGTGCACGGGACGCAGGAGGCCTACCGCTGGGCTGTCCTCTCCTTCTTCCACGGTTCGACGAGGGATGCCGAGCCCATCAACCTTGCACAGCTGATGCAAGAACCCTTGTCCATGGCG